The genomic DNA gaagtggagctctcctcatggtacttggccaagttatcccataattccttggcattgttgtaacctatcttacacaagatgttagtaggcaatgaaaattcaattattctcgttacctctttgttgatttcggatttgtgaatttgttctttcgtccactccttcttctcaagaggttttccttccttatccaccggaggagtaaaaccttcttgtacacaaaaccaattcattatgttagtcataagaaagtacttcatccttaccttccaatacgcgaagtcaccgcattcgtagaagggtggaatggtgacatcttctccgagtagatccatcctctagctcgtgctccccgggtgttaatccgatgaagagcaaacctttgctctgataccacttgttaggatcgttcgtactcggctagagagggggggtgtgaatagccgccccaaattctcgcgttcttcctacagttagggttagtcgcagcggaaatacaaggaagaaactgaggagaagaaaaacaaacctcaaacaaaccgatgtaacgaggttcggagatgatactcctactcctcggcgtgtccgtaaggtggacgagccctatcaatccgtcggtggatgagtccccggagaaccggctaataaatgctccttgtgggtggagaaacctcgccacaatacttgtaacaacaagaaggagtacaaggaaagcaagaagcaaatacaaacacaatatgaatgcaacactcgcttgccttctctgtcgaccggaggcgatgaagcagcaacttcacaacccaaacgcagcagctgatcgacgactggaagctcacgcgaagcttcggaagcgagctcaacaaaactcagaacctcagagcacagaagcagaagcttcaatccaggaagaagaagaaggaagaagaaggtacgcagcagcagccctccttttataacctgcgaagaaagcgaagaaacacagaagaaatctagccgttgtgtcgcaacggctagtgcctggtcggtctgtggaccgatcaggctcaatgtggatcggtccacagaccgatcctatTCCTaaccttcgcttctgttccgtccctgatcggtccatggaccgatcagaagtccggaTCAGCATCGATcgaactctgatcggtccgggaccgatcagcgtaaTCGATCGGCCCCGCACCGATCAGCCCTCTTGCGCCCGCCTCGCTCGCCGATCGACCGAACGGTCACCGACTAATCGCTTATCACACAAGATGCTATCGATAGCATCGATCGGCCACCGCACCGATCGTAATATTCATGATcaccgatcgatcaccgatcgatccaactcatggttttcgcccaaaccaagtccaaactaacatccggtcaatcttgactgttggtacattgcgcctagcatccagtcactccctcttctccgccaagtgtccggtcaatcctttgacccacttagacttttctctccgtgcaagtatccggtcacttctatgacctacttggacttcccatcaccggatgtccgatcacccttgatccatctggattttcccttgccttcactcactgtgactttcacctagctttactcactagggttttcaccgcttcactcaccagatttacACCGCCCAACATCCCGCTAGACTTTCtcaccgcctcgcttcactcaccgtgactttccaaccgcctaacatccaagttaggactttcccaccgcctcggcttcactcactgtgactttcactTACCTAACATCCTTAGGACTTttcccacctggcttcactcactgtgactttccaccTAACTTagagactttcccactgcctggcttcactcaccaggactttcctcctgcctaacatcccagttaggactttccctcgtgccaagctccctgcttggacttctccgtgccaagtctccattcttggacttttccaatgccaagtctccatacttggacttttcccgtgccaagtctccacacttggactttttgctgccaagtctccatacttggactctttcccgaatcaggtcaaccaggtcaacattgacctacggttgcaccaataatctcccaaacatctattcttgtcccatatcaagaatacaactcttccacgagtgtcaaacatcaaaatacaactcaactaggtcaaccttgacctaaggttgcaccaacaatcttcctaagtcaaacatcaaaatacaactcgagtcaggtcaactcgagtcaggttaaccaggtcaaccttgacctaaggttgcaccaacagaactGTGGCGAGGGAGTGTCTGGCGTAGGGCGCGATGAGAAGGAAGCGAAGGAAGGTCATGTACGATGACGACGAGAGAGATCTGACTGGTGTTGAAATTAATAgatgaagaaaagaaatagaatagaaaataattatttgatttgtatttactaaagtcaataggtttatttatacaagttgtgcaaataataatggaaagattaaatattaCATACGATAATAGATTTGGaagtattatttttactatttgattcatatgattgtgatgtcaaatataataaatctcaattaattaaaatcaattactttttattattttttactacaGTGGCAAAAGATGAAATCGCTCGCCCCGAGTTCCCCCGTCACACCTGACCTAGGCTATCACGAGGGAAGTAAATCACGACAGCCGAGAGGGCAAATGATgatggggtgagttgcacaggatCCAAAGATTTACTTATTTTCGACTACAGTTGTGGCATAGGCGAATACGTTCGCCCCAACGTCCCCGCCAATTCATATCAGGGTCAACACAGAGGAAATAAATCACGGACAACTACTAGTGAGATGAAGGGGGGAGAGAGAAAGAGCAGGATTGCCGGCCACATAGTACAGTGGAGGGCAAAAGGCAGCGAGGGTGATAAGGCCGGCAGCGGCGGTACGGGCTTGGCGACAGTGGCTCTCACGGCAAGAGAAGGGGAAGAGGAGTCCCCTATGGCGGCGTGCGTGAGCGTGAGATGTTACGAGGTGAGGACGACGGCGCATCTGAGCTGTGGCGTCACGAAGGGAGAAGGCAGCGTCTGAATCCTTGgcatctcaaaaaaaaaaaaatgatgaaattctCAAAAGGCCCTCCTAACCATGTGGATGCCATCCCCTTACCCCTACATCAGTAGAGTTAGCGACCTTGTCGGCGTTGCTGCGCCGGCAATCGGTATCGATCCGACGATCATCGGGCAAATCCACCTGTACAGAAGGCGTCGGAATCCTGCAGGAGGACAATCCCATGGGGTTTACCTCTAGCAACAGCGAACCAGTAGTACTCCATGACTGCAGATTGCCCGTCTCTGATCTGCTATTCTCGTCGGCGACGAAGGCCTGCTCCTGCGAACCCGACGAGAGTCGTCGCTTCGGAGGTCGAGGCTTCGGGTGGTTGTGGTCGCCTTTGTACACAATCTCAGCGATCTGCCCGTCAAACGATCTCTCGACTATCTTCTTAACAGAGCATGTGGGATGCGTGCATTTGTAGTAGCTCCGCGGGTACTCGCTCCCTTTCACTTGCTTTTGCCCGTACTTTCTCCAGTTGTAGCCGTCACAGGACGACGGCCGATCTTGCTTCCTGATCTGCTGTTGATTTCTCGCGTCCATTTCTTGGTTCAGTTCATGTTGCACAAACGGATTAAGATTTGTGACTGGCTGTTGCCGAGTGGAACCAATAATGCTTGCCtgctcattaaaaaaaatttgcacagaaaaaaaaaaattaaaatcaatggcACGTTTGAATGAATACTCATGACGAACACTGACCAGATTTGACAGGAGGAGAGAAGCAGTGGCCCGAGAAAACGATTTCGCTGTCGGCTTGAACACTGTATTTGTTCTTGTTTCCTTCGTTTCCGACGCATCGTCCTGCGAGGAGATGTGGTTAAGGAGAGGCAGCTTCACACTAACTAATTCTTTGCGACTGATCATCGTCGATCGACGTCGAAAATTCTCAACTCACCATCAGTGCGACGGCTTTAGCTGCAGAGTCATTTGACGCGGATCCAAATCTGGTAGTCTTCGGCTCGATGGCTGTTGGTCTTTGATGATCGGCAAGGGGTGCAAGAGAACTACTCATGGGGAGGAGCTCGGGGAAGAAACTAAAGCTGCGAGAGGGCCTCGACGCCACTGGCTTCGAGATCTGGACAGTACTGTTCGCATCTTGCATTTCTGCATCAATCTGCATTTACACAAATCCCGTCTCTTCGCAATAATTGAAACTCCAACAGTTCGAGCTGCCGAATAGATTAATATCACAAACCTACAAACATATGACCAAAAACAAGAACTAGATAGAGAGCAGTTATCGATCGGCGAGCACCGGAGAGAAACTTTTCAATTTTCTCAGAATGTTTGCGAGGTTAATTAAGATGATGCGTATACTGAGGGGTCGGGGGATTTGAAAAAGAAGGTGCACGAACGTGGTTGGCAGAGGGAAGGAGGGCACGAGGAGCTTGGAAAATGGAAGCAGTGATTGACTGAATATTGTTGGCAGAGGGAAATAATCGTAGAAGAAGACTATTTTTTCATTTTACCTCGGTGCTATGAGGCAAGGTGGAGTAGCTACACCTTACAACTATTGATCATTATGAAAAAAATGATAGCTTAAGGAAAAAATCTTATGAAAATATTTAAGAATAGACACTTAAAATACTGGAGTCCGCACAAAAGTAAAATAATGGACtataaatttatatatctattcttaatatatttttgagatttttCTTTGCGTATATTATTTCTCAATCATTATTTAAGTATTGAGTCATAGTTGCGGTCCATGGTAAGAATTTTTCTTACGTGCACAGTAATTATAGACTTGATATTGTAGAGAATTTTTATATGTGATGATTCTTTTAATAATGTGGGGCAGTCGGGAGGAGATTGTCAGagtgatagattttaattttaattttttttttagaatccaTACTGCGATAACTCTAAATTTTGATTACTTTTAAAGAAATAATTTAAAGTTCAAGTAAACTTAACCGGATCGTCACTCTCGTCTCAATCCCATGCATCGACCGACGTCCTCTAACGGCCCCACCATGCCTCGGCCTCTACCACCCGCACAACTATGGGTAGCGATTCCTAGACTTTGAACAATCCGTGGACTCTGTTAGATCTCAATCTCAGATATTCTCTAATATGATACCTAAAAGAAATAAAGGGATCATAAAAGTTAAATCAtccaattaaatcaaattaatattaatattattaaaataattcttaaaataattttattatctattattgatcaattgattaattttttaaacattatatattTTACTATTCTCAGataaatattagaaataataaaatttacTATTACTCTCGTAGTCTTTCTTACTCTCttcctatattttttttttatcatatattAAAACTTGATTTATTTTTAGACGTGTAATCGAGTCGAATCAAACTCttaaatgtttgagtttgactcatttataatcaAGTCGAGCTCgatcgagctttatttaacgaatatattaatgactcaaaaatttatttgaacttttatcgagctaaacgaatttaataaatataaattataaatttaaatattcattaaaaattaaattatatatttagataaaattataatattcttattaaaatttataattttattctaataaataaatttaataaatttatctatatttttcataagtaaaatgtaaaatttataaattcaatatcaaaattattatttttttcattttaaaatcgaTTCATAAACTTACTACCGAATATATTCACGAGCTAATGAGTCAAGTATGGTAAAACTTAAACTTGATTTACTTATTTTAACGAGGTACATTAAACAAATTCAAACAAATTCTTATCTAATCAAGTTTTGAATATCCCATAactaatttgatttatttacatTAATACTTTTTCCCTTCCCAACTCCACGGGACAACAGGGGAGGGACCTTTTTAATTTACCTCTTATTCTCTCTGCTAACCCTTTTTAATTCCTCCTCTGTTTCCACCGCTGAAATTAATTCCACTGCTGAAAGCTTCTTCCTCTGCTTGTGCTTCACTTCCACATGTCCTTTCCTGAAAGATCAACGGCAAGACCAGATTCATATTAATGGAAAATTGAAAGAGAcgaacaaaagaaaagaaaggccTCATCTATCTCAAGTCAAACTCAGTGGTCTTCCTCTCCCACGTCTGCGCCGCCAGCCCAAAAACTCCACAGAAGGAAGCGCCATCACCCAAGGAGAGTGTTACCGCTGTCTCGACGCCTGCCTTCCTCCCTGTTTTGATCGACTTAAGTCTATTTAACACCCTAAATATAAATTAAAGATTTAGACTTTTAACATTATTTTAAGAAAAGAAATTCATTCAACCTTTTGCAATCAGACTTGGGATAAAAATgatgatttaaattttttcttaacatattaaaatattaatttaaaaatattttttataaaatttaattttttcacttttaaaatgtaaaattattaattaaattttcatattcAAACTTTGGTAATATATAATTCAGAGAGAAGTATAAGTTTTatgatattaaaaattattttaaaatataaatgtattctaaattattttaaaataaagaaagatataagTATGTCTAATTACTTAAATaaaagatgaaaaaaataatCCTTACAACAAAGAAACAAAATTGAGGAAATAAGAATAATCAAATAGGATGGTCCTGTCCGCAAGTTGAAGAGATGGATGCTGGGGGTGTGGCGCTCTTGCTGACCTCCAATGGACTTCGCTCCTGCCTATAACACAAGCAGTGTCAATGCCAAGCCAGGGAAGGGATCCCGGCgataaccctccgacgctcaagtcagtcttcggCGGAGCAAGAAGAAACAAGAAGCGAGAACTGTAACGTAACAGTAGAAATCACGTAAAAGCATATCTTCTCCGATgcctggacccccctttatatagggctcctgtagcgtgtGTGTACGCTTCTTAAAACGGGCACGCTTTCTCAAGCTTTTCCTGAAAGAACATGTCGGTAAAGTCTCTGACACTTCCCTTGAGCGTCAGTCTAATTAGTCTCTGTGCCCGAGATGACTCATCCCCTCGATCGGCATATAACTCGTTCGATTGGCCACTTGGTCACCCATCCGttaaccatcttgactttgacctccacgcaaCAGTAGGGTGGGGCCCCACCTAGTCAccacatcacaagccttccctctaagtctagtcaaaggatgCTATAGTCTGACTGACTCGACCATTGTGTGAGCAGATTCCCTCCTGATCGACATTCGTCGCTGTATGGACTTCAAATGGGATGTGGCATTTTTTGCCGATTGGCCTGCTGAAGTTTACTGAACATGCATAAGTACGCTCCTTCCATCTGATCGGCCTGATGGAGGTTTGCACTTGTTAAAAATTTTCTGTGGGATGCCTCAGGCGAGCGTGGGCTATCTGACATCACCCCGATTTCTTGGGAATCGTGCAAATCCACTCTCATTAAGGCAAAACAAGTTCCCATGCCTACATTAACTGCTGACCCATAGTACCATGCCACGTGTCACGCCCACCGCTACCGCACGTTTGACGCGACGGACATTGATTGCGATCCTTagcggtttgaattcaacggtgaGATCTCGTCCTAGGTTTTTGCGACCTAGATCAGACGACTCCGACCGATCGAGCCCGATCCTTATAAGCTCGTTGTGCCGCTTCCTTCGCACTCCGCGTGCGAGTTCCTGGCGCTCAAGTTTCTGCTTCCTTCACCCACTCCGGCAATCTTCGGTGCTTCCTCTCCGGCGATCTCGATTTTTCCGGTGACATTTCTCTTATAAGCTCTGTCCCTATCCCGCCtatctttgatatttttttcGGTCTTTCTCCCTGTTCCCGCGACATTCTCGCGACCCTTTTGTATCTTTTTGATCACCTTTCTTCTATTTTGCGTCTGTTTTTGTGATGGCCAGCTCCTCACGGCCGTCGACCTCCATCCTTGGgctctggtataccaccatggagtccagGTTCGATAAGGGTGATGCTGAGGGCCTTAGGAACGCTTTTGAAATTCCGCATGATCACGAAATCATTCTGCCTTCCTTGTCTGATCGGCCAAATACCCCACCGACCGGATACATCTGTCTGTTCAGGGACCATTTCACTATCGGTCTGCGGTTCCCCATTCACCCCTTCATTCTCGGCGTCTGTAAGTACTTCCGCATTTCCCTTCcccaacttgtgccgaactctTTTCGTTTACTGTGCGGCGTCGTTGTCTTGTTCCGACTGCACGACATCCCTCTTATCTCTCgagtctttcattatttttattacccaaaGCAATCCGAATCGGGGACCTTCCTGTTCCAATCCCGGGTCggcttagtattttttttttttttaacaaaatgccAACTTCCAACAAATGAAGGATAgctttggcgcaacggtaaagtggTTGTCATGtcaccaaaaggtcacgggttcgaatcctagaaacagcctcttgcaaaaatcaaagtaagactgcgtacaatggatccttccctgggacCCCGCATAGCGAGAGCTTTGTGCACTAGGCTGCCCATTTTTTGCTaacttccaacaaacattggcgAGAATACTTCTTTTTTATGCATCTCCTCGAGCAACCAGATTTTTCGACCCACTGGCAGCTCGAAGTGACGCctcaacccccactgaagagctacaagagccgatcggactacttGAATGTTGCGGTGATGCTGGCCGGTCAGAAGTACGATATCCACAAACTGCTGCTtgagggtgtcctctacatctTCGGCCCGACTCCGATCCGCACCCAGCTGCCGACAGCCGAGGTAAGAAACCTCTTTACTtcttcctttgatgctaactgatttttctttttctcctacaGCAGAAGTCATGATGTGAGCACGGATGGCCGGCAAGGCGAAGCTCATGGACAAGGCGATCGAGGCGGTGACTACTAAAGAGCAGGCGAGCCGAGCTCTCCAACCGGTTGGCTCTCACGAAGATCCGCTCGGCCTAAGCGAAGAAGCGCCCATGGTGGTGGGCGAAGGCGAGGCTAGCCATGCGCTAAGAGGAGGAGTCACCCCGGGCTCACAGGCTCCGGCAGAGCAGCGCCCCATTATTCCCGTCGAGGAACCATCAGGCTCGGCCTCCTCTGACGTGCCACTGACTCGGTGGAAGAGGCGAAGGGTCAAGCCTTCTGCTACATCGGCAACGCAGTCGGTCGAGCAGGTCGGAACTTCAACTTCGGCTCCGCTTCCAGCAactgtggaggcttcatcatctgaTCGGACACCCTCCCTGGCCAAGCTGCTACCAGAGACCCTAGTCGCTCCGCTAGTGGCCTTCATGCCGCTGTCTTCGAGGCCATTGAAACCCTTGAAGGTTAAGCGGTTTGGCATCTTACCGGCTTCCGATCGGGAGGCCTCTGTTCACTCGGCCTCGAGCGACCGATGATCTGTCACGGCGATCCTCCATCTGCCAACGGAAGACTATAGCAAGCTGAGCGCTCAGTCCAGAACCCCCGAGCACCAGATCATCATCTGGGGGCCGCTCGTCGAATTCTGGGAGGATGCCCAAGCCCGTGCGACGATACTACCTCCAGGCGCCCTCGCCAACAGTCACACCCAAATGGCCACCGGCGTAAGTATTTTAATGTAAATTCATGGCTTACCTCTGTTTAGCGCTAACAATTTCTTGTTTatttgcagtactgg from Zingiber officinale cultivar Zhangliang chromosome 4A, Zo_v1.1, whole genome shotgun sequence includes the following:
- the LOC121969642 gene encoding WRKY transcription factor 44-like isoform X2 — its product is MQDANSTVQISKPVASRPSRSFSFFPELLPMSSSLAPLADHQRPTAIEPKTTRFGSASNDSAAKAVALMDDASETKETRTNTVFKPTAKSFSRATASLLLSNLASIIGSTRQQPVTNLNPFVQHELNQEMDARNQQQIRKQDRPSSCDGYNWRKYGQKQVKGSEYPRSYYKCTHPTCSVKKIVERSFDGQIAEIVYKGDHNHPKPRPPKRRLSSGSQEQAFVADENSRSETGNLQSWSTTGSLLLEVNPMGLSSCRIPTPSVQVDLPDDRRIDTDCRRSNADKVANSTDVGDSDAAFSLRDATAQMRRRPHLVTSHAHARRHRGLLFPFSCRESHCRQARTAAAGLITLAAFCPPLYYVAGNPALSLSPLHLTSSCP
- the LOC121969642 gene encoding WRKY transcription factor 44-like isoform X3, with the protein product MQIDAEMQDANSTVQISKPVASRPSRSFSFFPELLPMSSSLAPLADHQRPTAIEPKTTRFGSASNDSAAKAVALMDDASETKETRTNTVFKPTAKSFSRATASLLLSNLASIIGSTRQQPVTNLNPFVQHELNQEMDARNQQQIRKQDRPSSCDGYNWRKYGQKQVKGSEYPRSYYKCTHPTCSVKKIVERSFDGQIAEIVYKGDHNHPKPRPPKRRLSSGSQEQAFVADENSRSETGNLQSWSTTGSLLLEVNPMGLSSCRIPTPSVQVDLPDDRRIDTDCRRSNADKVANSTDVGLRCAVVLTS
- the LOC121969642 gene encoding WRKY transcription factor 44-like isoform X1, whose product is MQIDAEMQDANSTVQISKPVASRPSRSFSFFPELLPMSSSLAPLADHQRPTAIEPKTTRFGSASNDSAAKAVALMDDASETKETRTNTVFKPTAKSFSRATASLLLSNLASIIGSTRQQPVTNLNPFVQHELNQEMDARNQQQIRKQDRPSSCDGYNWRKYGQKQVKGSEYPRSYYKCTHPTCSVKKIVERSFDGQIAEIVYKGDHNHPKPRPPKRRLSSGSQEQAFVADENSRSETGNLQSWSTTGSLLLEVNPMGLSSCRIPTPSVQVDLPDDRRIDTDCRRSNADKVANSTDVGDSDAAFSLRDATAQMRRRPHLVTSHAHARRHRGLLFPFSCRESHCRQARTAAAGLITLAAFCPPLYYVAGNPALSLSPLHLTSSCP